One stretch of Thiovulum sp. ES DNA includes these proteins:
- a CDS encoding prophage antirepressor (PFAM: BRO family, N-terminal domain), which produces MDTLKLDPQTRIIPEPDVWRLIIKSRIPEAEKIEEWIFEEVLPEIRKTGSYSIEKKIETEKLTPQKSLEIVEVGIQILTKFRELNLIEQIELDTLHKNQTDESLLKKLGKNFENSYFLPTELGKMTGMSGAEINLILEKKGFQFRDENGIWRPTSSGK; this is translated from the coding sequence ATGGACACCCTTAAATTAGACCCACAAACTCGAATTATTCCTGAACCTGATGTTTGGAGACTGATTATCAAATCTCGAATTCCAGAAGCTGAAAAAATTGAAGAGTGGATTTTTGAAGAAGTCTTACCAGAAATTCGTAAAACTGGTTCGTATTCGATTGAGAAAAAAATTGAAACTGAAAAATTGACTCCGCAAAAAAGTTTAGAAATTGTTGAAGTTGGAATCCAAATTTTGACAAAATTCCGTGAATTGAATCTAATCGAACAAATTGAACTTGATACTTTGCACAAAAATCAAACCGACGAATCTCTACTTAAAAAACTTGGAAAGAATTTTGAAAACTCATATTTTTTACCGACGGAACTTGGAAAAATGACGGGAATGTCTGGAGCAGAAATCAACTTGATTTTAGAGAAAAAAGGTTTTCAATTCCGAGATGAAAATGGAATTTGGAGACCGACCTCATCGGGAAAAGA
- a CDS encoding prophage antirepressor (PFAM: BRO family, N-terminal domain): MNLLTEHFNNSAIRILLINGKELFIAKDIASLLGYVETAKAIRTHCKKVEVLGELEGGVQNGHP, encoded by the coding sequence ATGAATCTTTTAACTGAACATTTTAACAACTCTGCTATAAGAATTCTCTTAATAAATGGAAAAGAGCTTTTTATTGCTAAAGATATTGCATCTCTTTTAGGTTATGTTGAAACTGCAAAAGCAATCAGAACACATTGTAAAAAAGTCGAAGTTCTTGGTGAGTTAGAGGGGGGTGTCCAAAATGGACACCCTTAA